DNA sequence from the Paraburkholderia azotifigens genome:
CGCGCGATGACGGCGCATCCCGAGATGGTCGCGGGCGAAGGGCGGTTCTGCACGTTGCTAATGAGCGCATTCGAAGGCGCGCTGGCAGGCAAGCTCGGTGCGGACGCGAGCTACGCGATCGGCGTGCGCGCGTCGGCGCAGACGGCGAAGCTCGGCGCGCAGGGCGCGCTCGGCATTGCGGTGAAGGTGGAAGACGGCAACACGGCGATCCTTTATGCGATCGTCTCTCAACTGCTGACGCAACTCGGCATCGGCGGAGAAGCAGAACATCGCGCACTCGATGCGTTCCGCCTGCGCACCATGCGCAACACGGTGGGGCTCGAAACAGGCCGCGTCGAAGTGGCCGTGCCGCTCGTCAAGGTGAATCGGACGCGCCTAGCCTGATGACTGGCTATCGCTGCCGGGAGGATCGAACATCGCCTGACACTTCGGCGAGAGCTTGTCGTAGTGTTCTTTCATGCAGGCTTCGATCTTCTCCTTGTTGGGGATATGGATTGCGCAGAACTTGATCGCGTCGTGCTTGCACGCCCTGGTCTGTTCGTCACGCGTGGCGGCTGTGCCGACGTTCGCCGCCGCCATGCATGCGACCAGCAAAAGTAACGGTTTGAGCTTCATTGCCGTTGGTCCATGTCGAAGTGAATGCGCGGGGTGTTCCGGGTTCGTTTCGAGTAAAGCAGCCAACTCATCTGCGATCAAGCAAAAAGCGAACCTAACGCGGCGCAGCGCACCCATGGCGACATCAGGCAAGCGCGATAATGCCCGTGCATGGAGCTGCGTCAAAGCGCAAGGCGGCGCGTGCTCCCCATGCTATGCTTGCACAGCCCGCAAAGGGAACGGTACAGCTATCCGCATTCGCACGGCCACAACAAATACATCATGGACTACCGGCATCTTCAGAAACGCAAAAGCCTGCATGCGCGGATCGTGCAGGAACTCGGCATCGAAATCGTCAGCGGCAGGCTGGTGCCGGGCGAACGTCTGCCCGCCGAAGCGACGCTCTGCGAAAAATATGGCGTGAGCCGTCCCGTGTTGCGCGAAGCGACGCGTGTGCTGGTGGCAAAAGGGCTGGTCGTGTCGAAGCCGCGCGTGGGCAGCGTCGTGCGGCCGCGCGAAGAGTGGCACATGCTCGATCCCGATGTGCTCTACTGGACGCTCAACAGCATTCCCGAAGGTGAGTTCTTTCTGTCGCTGATGACGGTGCGCCGCATCATCGAACCGGCGGCCGCCGCGCTCGCCGCAACGGCGGCAACGGACGAAGACCTCGC
Encoded proteins:
- a CDS encoding FadR/GntR family transcriptional regulator, with protein sequence MDYRHLQKRKSLHARIVQELGIEIVSGRLVPGERLPAEATLCEKYGVSRPVLREATRVLVAKGLVVSKPRVGSVVRPREEWHMLDPDVLYWTLNSIPEGEFFLSLMTVRRIIEPAAAALAATAATDEDLARIGSAYDRMEHAQSAGDLLEPDLEFHRAIMAATHNDMLAYIGNMMSLALSESIKLTSRHPDTHALSLPRHKAILTAILNRDALAARQASLVQLEHARADADTILGIASHSLT